One stretch of Oncorhynchus masou masou isolate Uvic2021 chromosome 9, UVic_Omas_1.1, whole genome shotgun sequence DNA includes these proteins:
- the tbcb gene encoding tubulin-folding cofactor B: protein MDGGVTVITNPTVSVRLTSTISSFEVNKRYNRGITIAEFKGKLEMVVGTPASSMELQLFSTTDKFMQKLDDNEALLGSYPVDDDCKIHVIDRSGAQSGEFSDLSKVEKFEIPDEVYEKRTDSVRSFMKKQRVGRFNEEETAKKGAELAAREAEEEAAAAAIGVGNRCQVQVVGLPTKIGTVMYVGTVDFKPGHWVGVKYDEPLGKHDGSVKEKRYFECENKYGAFVRPLTVTVGDFPEEDYGLDEM, encoded by the exons ATGGACGGTGGCGTGACGGTCATCACCAATCCCACAGTGTCGGTGCGGCTGACCAGTACCATCAGTTCGTTCGAGGTGAATAAACGATATAACAGGGGAATCACCATCGCCGAATTCAAG GGTAAATTGGAGATGGTTGTGGGTACCCCGGCCTCCAGCATGGAACTGCAGCTTTTCAGTACCACTGACAAGTTCATGCAGAAACTGGATGACAACGAGGCCCTGCTAGGTTCCTACCCTGTGGATGATGACTGCAAAATTCAC GTGATTGACCGCAGTGGAGCCCAGAGCGGAGAGTTCAGTGATCTGTCTAAAGTGGAGAAATTTGAGATTCCAGATGAGGTCTATGAGAAGAGGACAG ATTCTGTAAGGTCATTCATGAAGAAGCAACGAGTTGGTCGCTTCAATGAAGAAGAGACGGCTAAAAAGGGGGCCGAGCTTGCAGCTCGTGAGGCCGAGgaggaggctgctgctgctgccatcgGCGTCGGCAACCGATGCCAAGTGCAGGTTGTTGGGCTACCCACCAAGATTGGCACCGTTATGTATGTTG GTACAGTAGATTTCAAGCCGGGTCATTGGGTGGGAGTGAAGTATGACGAGCCTCTTGGGAAACATGATGGCAG tGTGAAGGAGAAGCGATACTTTGAATGTGAGAACAAGTATGGCGCGTTTGTCAGGCCACTGACAGTGACCGTGGGGGACTTCCCAGAGGAAGACTACGGTCTGGATGAGATGTAG